Proteins co-encoded in one Streptomyces sp. NBC_01283 genomic window:
- a CDS encoding TetR/AcrR family transcriptional regulator, whose protein sequence is MPASSLNSPHSDRLGPLGPLGPPDSLTERRKAETRLDIARTAAALFVENGLRATRAEDIARAAGVAPRTFYRYFATKEEAVAPLFAAGARQWAEAVRGAPAGLSVRDALRHAAARALVPDSDAAPGLAIGDAEALEWVRALLRMAGESAALRAVWSEACHDSEETLIAILAEREGHGPEVGPRAEVASLELRLVAGVASAAVRVAVETWAAGDEPAGGEAGPAALAERCIEALEGFRWP, encoded by the coding sequence ATGCCCGCAAGTTCGCTCAACTCGCCCCATTCCGATCGGCTCGGTCCGCTCGGTCCGCTCGGTCCGCCTGATTCGCTCACCGAGCGCCGTAAGGCGGAGACGCGCCTGGACATCGCGCGCACCGCCGCCGCGCTCTTCGTCGAGAACGGGCTCCGGGCCACCCGTGCCGAGGACATCGCCCGAGCGGCGGGCGTCGCGCCGCGCACCTTCTACCGCTACTTCGCGACGAAGGAGGAGGCCGTGGCGCCGCTGTTCGCCGCGGGCGCGCGGCAGTGGGCGGAGGCGGTGCGGGGCGCGCCCGCGGGGCTCTCGGTGCGGGACGCGCTGCGGCATGCGGCGGCGCGGGCGCTGGTCCCGGACAGCGACGCGGCGCCGGGGCTCGCCATCGGGGACGCCGAGGCGCTGGAGTGGGTGCGGGCGCTGCTGCGGATGGCGGGGGAGAGTGCGGCTCTGCGGGCGGTGTGGTCGGAGGCCTGCCATGACTCGGAGGAGACGCTGATCGCGATCCTGGCGGAGAGGGAGGGTCACGGACCGGAGGTAGGGCCACGGGCAGAGGTGGCCTCACTGGAGCTGCGGCTCGTGGCGGGTGTGGCCAGCGCGGCGGTTCGGGTGGCGGTGGAGACCTGGGCGGCCGGTGACGAACCGGCCGGGGGAGAGGCGGGCCCCGCCGCTCTGGCGGAACGCTGCATCGAGGCCCTGGAGGGCTTCCGCTGGCCGTAG
- a CDS encoding RNA polymerase sigma factor RpoD/SigA produces MATRAVARRKSASTGETDAARSVRAVGGEIADRDLVGMYLDEIARTPLLDAAKEVELSQIIEAGVYARKIIDGEVEDSAAAKSASREELEALIADGERAKDVFIRSNLRLVVAVARRYPRSGLPLLDLIQEGNAGLVRAVEKFDYAKGFKFSTYATWWIRQAITRSIADQSRTIRLPVHLVEELGRIRRVMREFNRKHGRDPEPEEVAAELDSTPSRVTDVLDWARDPVSLNMGVDDNGDTQFGDLLEDTSAVSPEQSVLTLLRSEELDDLIGRLDQRTASIIKMRYGIEDGRERTLTEVGKQHGLTRERIRQIEKHALLELKKLARDTGFDAAA; encoded by the coding sequence ATGGCAACCCGTGCCGTCGCCCGTCGTAAGTCCGCCTCCACCGGCGAGACCGACGCGGCACGCAGTGTTCGCGCCGTAGGCGGGGAGATCGCCGACCGCGACCTGGTCGGCATGTACCTCGACGAGATCGCGCGTACGCCGCTGCTCGACGCCGCCAAGGAAGTCGAGCTGTCCCAGATCATCGAGGCCGGTGTGTACGCCCGGAAGATAATCGACGGCGAGGTCGAGGACTCCGCCGCCGCCAAGTCCGCCTCCCGCGAGGAGCTCGAAGCCCTGATCGCGGACGGCGAGCGGGCCAAGGACGTCTTCATCCGGTCCAACCTGCGTCTGGTCGTAGCGGTCGCCCGCCGCTACCCGCGCAGCGGTCTGCCGCTCCTGGACCTGATCCAGGAGGGGAACGCGGGCCTGGTCCGCGCGGTCGAGAAGTTCGACTACGCCAAGGGCTTCAAGTTCTCCACGTACGCCACGTGGTGGATCCGTCAGGCCATCACCCGCTCCATAGCCGACCAGTCGCGCACCATCCGCCTCCCCGTCCACCTGGTGGAGGAGCTCGGCCGGATCCGCCGGGTCATGCGCGAGTTCAACCGCAAGCACGGGCGCGACCCCGAGCCGGAAGAGGTCGCCGCGGAGCTCGACTCCACGCCGTCGCGTGTCACGGACGTCCTGGACTGGGCGCGCGACCCGGTATCGCTCAACATGGGCGTGGACGACAACGGCGACACGCAATTCGGTGACCTGCTCGAAGACACCTCGGCGGTCTCGCCGGAGCAGTCCGTCCTGACCCTGCTGCGCAGCGAGGAACTGGACGACCTGATCGGCCGCCTCGACCAGCGCACGGCCTCCATCATCAAGATGCGGTACGGCATCGAGGACGGCCGCGAGCGGACCCTGACGGAGGTCGGCAAGCAGCACGGCCTGACGCGTGAGCGGATCCGCCAGATCGAGAAGCACGCGCTCCTCGAACTGAAGAAGCTGGCTCGCGACACGGGCTTCGACGCGGCGGCCTAG
- a CDS encoding dioxygenase, with amino-acid sequence MTATQERMPALYLSHGAPPLADDALWPGQLRAWSAGLPRPKAILMVSAHWEEAPLALGATDTVPLVYDFWGFPEHYYQVTYAAPGAPQLADSVRKLLRGAGTPVQDIPDRGLDHGAYVPLVEMYPDADVPVLQISMPTLDPGRLMDIGRKLAPLRDEGVLIVGSGFFTHNLAALRQGGTPSWSVEFDAWGHEALDAGDVDGLLDFRHKSPAGELAHPRTEHFAPLFVTLGAAEAAGDLVGQRSVIDGFWMGLAKRSVQFG; translated from the coding sequence ATGACCGCAACCCAGGAGCGCATGCCCGCCCTGTACCTCAGCCACGGCGCACCGCCGCTGGCCGACGACGCGCTCTGGCCCGGCCAGCTCCGTGCCTGGTCCGCCGGGCTGCCCCGCCCCAAGGCCATCCTCATGGTCTCCGCCCACTGGGAAGAGGCCCCGCTCGCGCTCGGTGCGACGGACACGGTGCCGCTGGTCTACGACTTCTGGGGCTTCCCCGAGCACTACTACCAGGTGACGTACGCAGCGCCGGGCGCCCCTCAACTGGCCGATTCCGTACGCAAACTGCTGCGCGGGGCAGGTACGCCGGTGCAGGACATCCCGGATCGCGGGCTCGACCACGGAGCGTACGTCCCGCTCGTCGAGATGTATCCGGACGCGGACGTCCCCGTTCTCCAGATCTCCATGCCGACCCTCGACCCCGGGCGCCTGATGGACATCGGCCGCAAGCTCGCGCCGCTGCGGGACGAGGGCGTGCTCATCGTCGGCAGCGGCTTCTTCACGCACAACCTGGCGGCACTGCGCCAGGGCGGTACGCCGTCGTGGTCGGTGGAGTTCGACGCGTGGGGCCATGAGGCGCTGGACGCGGGCGACGTGGACGGACTCCTCGACTTCCGGCACAAGTCCCCGGCGGGCGAGCTCGCACATCCGCGCACGGAGCACTTCGCGCCCCTGTTCGTGACGCTGGGGGCGGCGGAGGCCGCCGGGGACCTCGTGGGGCAGCGCAGTGTGATCGACGGGTTCTGGATGGGGCTCGCGAAGAGGTCGGTGCAGTTCGGCTGA
- a CDS encoding questin oxidase family protein, which produces MDATADSAADTPTDTTGTLDEALQRLHASGPERLGRLTNHAPMAVEALAAHGRSGAVHRWLELYAPKLEEYPSAVETITDANWRAALGDPRRAADWIAYFAREVGERPWRDVLAAWWPLLLPGMYGGSTHPVIRVGHAVRTLLTTPETEPRVTELAHGLGYWAARHHPATGIALLPGGASSAAGALDSVEPIADRADGGFPARLGRVAGLPAWAATVTDPDEAHRGLTELVRAATHRYATHGHGEETMLVHASTAPNAVLRALPALPRTLWAPSLHAAWTASAAVTAMYAPDAPVAYTAPGTFAPEEVFERALAHGDEHVIKFADTALDVGDERALASALRAIEISEPLQ; this is translated from the coding sequence ATGGACGCCACAGCCGACAGCGCAGCCGACACCCCGACCGACACCACCGGCACCCTCGACGAAGCCCTGCAGCGCCTGCACGCGTCGGGCCCCGAGCGCCTGGGACGCCTCACCAACCACGCGCCGATGGCCGTCGAGGCGCTCGCCGCGCACGGCCGCTCCGGTGCGGTCCACCGCTGGCTCGAGCTGTACGCGCCGAAGTTGGAGGAGTACCCGAGCGCGGTCGAAACAATCACGGACGCCAACTGGCGTGCGGCCCTGGGCGATCCGCGCCGCGCGGCGGACTGGATCGCGTACTTCGCGAGAGAGGTCGGCGAACGCCCCTGGCGCGACGTACTCGCCGCGTGGTGGCCGCTCCTGCTGCCGGGCATGTACGGCGGCTCCACGCACCCCGTGATCCGGGTGGGGCACGCCGTCCGCACCCTCCTCACCACCCCGGAGACCGAGCCCCGCGTCACCGAACTCGCCCACGGCCTCGGCTACTGGGCCGCCCGCCACCACCCCGCCACAGGAATCGCGCTCCTGCCGGGAGGCGCCTCCTCCGCGGCCGGCGCCCTGGATTCCGTGGAGCCGATCGCGGACCGGGCCGACGGCGGTTTCCCCGCAAGGCTGGGCCGGGTCGCGGGCCTGCCCGCGTGGGCGGCCACGGTGACGGACCCCGACGAGGCGCACCGCGGGCTCACCGAGCTGGTGCGCGCGGCCACCCACCGGTACGCCACGCACGGCCACGGCGAGGAGACCATGCTGGTGCACGCCTCGACGGCGCCCAACGCCGTGCTGCGCGCCCTGCCCGCGCTGCCCCGCACCCTGTGGGCGCCGAGCCTGCACGCGGCCTGGACGGCATCGGCCGCCGTGACCGCGATGTACGCCCCGGACGCCCCGGTCGCGTACACCGCACCCGGCACCTTCGCCCCCGAGGAGGTCTTCGAGCGGGCCCTGGCACACGGTGACGAGCACGTCATCAAGTTCGCCGACACGGCACTGGACGTGGGCGACGAGCGCGCCCTGGCGTCGGCCCTGCGCGCGATCGAGATCAGCGAGCCGCTCCAGTAA
- a CDS encoding helix-turn-helix transcriptional regulator yields the protein MTSTSGTTSGSASASTSASERSGRSGGSGGSGGTDTPARLLQLLSLLQTPREWPGGELSDRLGVSRRTVRRDIDRLRDLGYPVQASQGATGGYRLVAGKAMPPLVLDDEEAVAIAVGLRAGAGHAVEGVEEASVRALAKLEQVLPSRLRHRVQTLQIATTPLTSGDGASIAPETLTVMASAAAGQERLRFAYRSGDGTESRRLTEPHRLVSTGRRWYLVAYDIDRDDWRTFRVDRVSSPFATGARFVPRELPTGDAAEFIRRSMWRGQPSYAIDVTFEASAESIAARFPAALGTPESLTATTCRLRATVTDSVEWLAVRLATAGCEFVAHGPPELITCLQDMGSRLNRASAPA from the coding sequence ATGACATCAACTTCCGGCACGACTTCGGGCTCGGCGTCGGCTTCGACCTCGGCCTCAGAAAGGTCCGGCCGTTCCGGCGGTTCCGGCGGTTCCGGCGGTACGGACACCCCGGCTCGGCTGCTGCAGTTGCTCTCCCTGCTCCAGACCCCGCGGGAGTGGCCGGGCGGTGAGCTGTCCGACCGGCTCGGGGTCAGCCGTCGCACGGTGCGGCGCGACATCGACCGGCTGCGGGACCTCGGCTATCCGGTGCAGGCGAGCCAGGGGGCGACCGGCGGCTACCGCCTCGTCGCCGGCAAGGCGATGCCTCCGCTCGTCCTGGACGACGAGGAGGCCGTGGCGATCGCGGTGGGGCTGCGGGCCGGGGCGGGCCATGCGGTGGAGGGGGTGGAGGAGGCATCGGTACGGGCCCTGGCGAAGCTGGAGCAGGTGCTTCCGTCCCGGCTGCGGCACCGCGTGCAGACCCTGCAGATCGCCACGACCCCGCTGACCAGCGGGGACGGCGCGAGCATCGCTCCCGAGACGCTGACGGTGATGGCGTCCGCCGCGGCGGGCCAGGAGCGCCTCCGGTTCGCGTACCGCTCCGGTGACGGCACGGAGTCCCGGCGTCTGACGGAGCCGCACCGTCTCGTGTCGACGGGGCGGCGCTGGTATCTGGTGGCGTACGACATCGACCGCGACGACTGGCGCACGTTCCGCGTGGACCGGGTCTCGTCCCCCTTCGCGACCGGCGCGCGCTTCGTCCCCCGGGAGCTGCCGACGGGGGACGCCGCGGAGTTCATCCGCCGGTCGATGTGGCGGGGCCAGCCTTCGTACGCGATCGACGTGACGTTCGAGGCGTCGGCGGAGTCCATCGCGGCGAGGTTCCCGGCGGCCCTGGGCACGCCGGAGTCCCTGACGGCCACGACGTGCCGCCTCCGTGCGACGGTGACGGACTCCGTCGAATGGCTCGCGGTCCGTCTCGCCACGGCGGGCTGCGAGTTCGTGGCCCACGGCCCCCCGGAACTGATCACATGCCTCCAGGACATGGGTTCCCGCCTGAACCGCGCCTCCGCCCCGGCCTAG
- a CDS encoding N-acetyltransferase family protein yields the protein MPSERTEVQVRPGTEADLGALTALYNHYVRETAITFDTAVFLPEERRPWLLSHPEDGPHRLLVAQERDSGLILGYVTSSPFRAKPAYATSVEVSVYCAPDATGRGIGTLLYKALFEALEGEDLHRAYAGIAQPNDASGRLHERFGFRHVGTYREVGRKFGRYWDVAWYERPLGPRPPSGT from the coding sequence ATGCCGTCGGAACGTACAGAGGTGCAGGTCAGGCCGGGCACGGAGGCCGATCTCGGCGCCCTGACCGCTCTCTACAACCACTATGTACGTGAGACGGCGATCACATTCGACACGGCCGTCTTCCTGCCGGAAGAGCGCCGCCCTTGGCTGCTCTCCCATCCTGAAGACGGCCCCCACCGTCTATTGGTTGCCCAGGAGCGGGATTCCGGCCTGATCCTCGGGTACGTCACGAGTTCTCCTTTCCGGGCCAAGCCCGCATACGCCACCTCAGTGGAAGTCAGCGTCTATTGCGCGCCGGATGCCACGGGCCGCGGCATCGGCACCCTGCTCTACAAGGCGCTCTTCGAGGCCCTCGAAGGCGAGGACCTGCACCGCGCCTACGCCGGGATCGCCCAGCCGAACGACGCCTCCGGCCGCCTCCACGAACGTTTCGGCTTCCGGCACGTCGGCACGTACCGCGAGGTGGGCCGCAAGTTCGGCCGCTACTGGGACGTCGCCTGGTACGAGCGTCCCCTCGGCCCCCGGCCCCCAAGCGGGACCTAG
- a CDS encoding MarR family winged helix-turn-helix transcriptional regulator — protein sequence MDTAPTSPPDGEPRWLDDDEQRTWLAYLQATTLLEDHLDRQLQRDAGMPHIYYGLLVQLSVAPRRRLRMTELARNTKITRSRLSHAIARLEKNGWVRREDCPSDKRGQFAILTDAGYEVLRRTAPGHVTAVRQAIFDRLSPEQQKSLGEIMMIVAEGLQPKEAGADLPWLR from the coding sequence ATGGATACGGCACCCACTTCTCCCCCCGACGGGGAACCGCGCTGGCTCGACGACGACGAACAGCGCACCTGGCTCGCGTACCTGCAAGCCACCACGCTCCTGGAAGATCACCTCGACCGCCAGTTGCAGCGCGACGCCGGCATGCCGCACATCTATTACGGCCTCCTGGTCCAGCTCTCCGTCGCCCCGCGGCGGCGCCTTCGCATGACGGAGCTCGCGAGGAACACCAAGATCACCCGGTCCCGCCTCTCGCACGCCATCGCGCGCCTGGAGAAGAACGGCTGGGTGCGCCGCGAGGACTGCCCCTCCGACAAGCGCGGCCAGTTCGCGATCCTCACCGACGCCGGGTACGAGGTGCTGCGCAGGACCGCGCCCGGCCATGTCACCGCCGTACGCCAGGCCATCTTCGACCGGCTCAGCCCGGAACAGCAGAAGTCCCTCGGCGAGATCATGATGATCGTCGCCGAGGGACTTCAGCCCAAGGAGGCGGGGGCGGACCTGCCCTGGCTCCGCTAG
- a CDS encoding MFS transporter has protein sequence MTFSSPATAPTGAAAADRRRWFALAIVMTAAFMDLVDVTIVNIAIPSIQQDAGATYSQIQWITAGYALAFAAGLITGGRLGDIHGRKRMFLIGIGGFTLASALCGFAANPEMLVASRILQGGMAAMMVPQVLSIVHATFPAHERGKVFGLFGMIVGLGAVSGPLLGALLTQWNLFGLEWRPIFLINLPVGIAGLILGSKFITESKAPKALKLDLVGVVLVTLGLLMVLYPLTRGRELDWPLWGYAMMAGGLVVFGALVAYEKAKAAKDGSPLVELSLFKVKSFAAGIAVQTVFGVSMGIFFLVWTLYMQEGLGWSALRAGTTGVPFSIAVSVAAGMSVQKLVPRFGRKVLQGGALVMATGVLLYIWEADRYGAGIASWQMALPLVVMGAGMGLIVAPLTDAILSDVPREHSGSASGLLNTVQQMGTALGLGLVSVVFFGAIDEKAARSEVPMEIVGAFQNSLWWVVGVLVVIFLLMFALPSKPRRHVEGDDGSTGGGDAVVDASSGESPEREPALTS, from the coding sequence ATGACTTTCAGCAGCCCCGCCACAGCACCGACCGGAGCGGCTGCCGCCGACCGGCGCCGCTGGTTCGCCCTCGCCATCGTGATGACCGCGGCCTTCATGGACCTGGTCGACGTCACCATCGTCAACATCGCGATCCCGTCCATCCAGCAGGACGCGGGCGCCACGTACAGCCAGATCCAGTGGATCACCGCGGGCTACGCACTCGCGTTCGCGGCCGGGCTCATCACCGGCGGGCGCCTCGGCGACATCCACGGACGCAAGCGGATGTTCCTCATAGGCATCGGCGGCTTCACGCTCGCCTCCGCCCTCTGCGGCTTCGCCGCCAACCCGGAGATGCTGGTCGCGTCCCGGATCCTGCAGGGCGGCATGGCCGCGATGATGGTGCCGCAGGTCCTGTCGATCGTGCACGCCACCTTCCCGGCGCACGAGCGGGGCAAGGTCTTCGGGCTCTTCGGCATGATCGTGGGCCTCGGTGCCGTGTCGGGACCGCTGCTCGGCGCGCTGCTGACCCAGTGGAACCTCTTCGGGCTCGAATGGCGCCCGATCTTCCTCATCAACCTGCCCGTCGGCATCGCGGGGCTGATCCTCGGCAGCAAGTTCATCACCGAGTCCAAGGCACCGAAGGCACTCAAGCTCGACCTCGTCGGCGTCGTCCTCGTCACGCTCGGCCTGCTGATGGTGCTCTACCCGCTCACCCGCGGCCGGGAGCTGGACTGGCCGCTGTGGGGTTACGCCATGATGGCGGGCGGACTCGTGGTCTTCGGCGCGCTCGTCGCGTACGAGAAGGCGAAGGCGGCCAAGGACGGTTCGCCGCTCGTGGAGCTGTCCCTGTTCAAGGTGAAGAGCTTCGCGGCGGGCATCGCGGTGCAGACCGTGTTCGGCGTCTCGATGGGCATCTTCTTCCTGGTCTGGACGCTGTACATGCAGGAGGGCCTCGGCTGGAGCGCGCTGCGGGCGGGCACGACCGGGGTGCCGTTCTCGATCGCCGTCTCGGTGGCGGCCGGCATGTCCGTGCAGAAGCTCGTGCCGCGGTTCGGCCGCAAGGTGCTGCAGGGCGGCGCGCTCGTCATGGCCACCGGAGTGCTGCTCTACATCTGGGAGGCGGACCGGTACGGCGCGGGCATCGCGTCCTGGCAGATGGCGCTTCCGCTGGTCGTGATGGGCGCCGGAATGGGCCTCATCGTCGCGCCGCTGACCGACGCCATCCTGTCGGACGTGCCGCGTGAGCACTCCGGGTCCGCGTCCGGGCTGCTCAACACCGTTCAGCAGATGGGTACGGCGCTCGGACTCGGCCTGGTCTCCGTGGTGTTCTTCGGCGCGATCGACGAGAAGGCGGCGCGGAGCGAGGTGCCCATGGAGATCGTGGGCGCGTTCCAGAACTCGCTGTGGTGGGTCGTCGGCGTGCTCGTCGTGATCTTCCTGCTGATGTTCGCCCTGCCGTCGAAGCCGCGCCGGCATGTCGAGGGCGACGATGGGAGCACAGGCGGTGGGGATGCCGTCGTCGACGCGTCGTCCGGTGAATCTCCTGAGCGGGAGCCCGCGTTGACCTCCTGA
- a CDS encoding extracellular solute-binding protein, which yields MRRRQFLTNSAGLTGASVSTLGLGLSACSPDSDTTTLKVLVASYDKSVGSSIGDQWGGLVSAFEKAHPTVRIALERVPFDKLDRTLARRVKDGEAPDIAQSNVFAPYAEDDQLYGASELFDIRTEADFTRSYAEAGSVKHIQYGIPFLASTPRLFYNKALFKQAGLTGAPTSWGELRAAAVALKGIGVKTPYGLQLGPEAAEDEALSWLLADEGGYAGLAAGYDFNTAANVRTLTWLRDELVAKGLAGADPAGLNRTAAYEQFMRGRIGMLIAHPVLMGAADKVKFPYAHAAFPTRSGGAAAPVGLSDWLMAFKRNGHGEACGTFLSYLYGRKSAKTYGGGQAALPVTGSASAALRADPAQRPLWKFIDQMPQAQFQPVSLRSWPTVRAAIRKEIGAAVTKGGDPGAVLASLDTTAAQAEL from the coding sequence GTGCGTCGTCGACAGTTCCTGACCAACTCGGCCGGTCTCACCGGCGCCTCCGTCTCCACCCTCGGACTCGGTCTCAGCGCCTGCTCGCCCGACAGCGACACCACCACCCTCAAAGTCCTCGTCGCCAGCTACGACAAGAGCGTCGGCTCCTCCATCGGCGACCAATGGGGCGGCCTGGTCAGCGCCTTCGAGAAGGCGCACCCCACCGTCAGGATCGCCCTGGAACGCGTCCCCTTCGACAAGCTGGACCGCACGCTCGCCCGCCGGGTGAAGGACGGCGAGGCCCCCGACATCGCCCAGTCGAACGTCTTCGCCCCCTACGCCGAGGACGATCAGCTCTACGGCGCCTCCGAGCTCTTCGACATCCGCACCGAGGCCGACTTCACCCGCTCGTACGCCGAGGCGGGCTCGGTCAAGCACATCCAGTACGGCATCCCGTTCCTCGCCAGCACCCCGCGCCTCTTCTACAACAAGGCCCTCTTCAAGCAGGCCGGCCTCACCGGCGCCCCCACCTCCTGGGGCGAGCTGCGAGCGGCGGCCGTCGCGCTGAAGGGGATCGGCGTGAAGACGCCGTACGGGCTGCAGTTGGGCCCCGAGGCCGCCGAGGACGAGGCCCTGTCCTGGCTGCTCGCGGACGAAGGCGGCTACGCGGGCCTCGCGGCCGGCTACGACTTCAACACCGCGGCCAACGTCCGGACGCTGACCTGGCTGCGGGACGAACTGGTGGCCAAGGGGCTCGCGGGCGCGGACCCGGCGGGGCTCAACAGGACGGCCGCGTACGAGCAGTTCATGCGCGGGCGCATCGGCATGCTGATCGCGCACCCGGTGCTCATGGGAGCCGCCGACAAGGTCAAGTTCCCTTACGCGCATGCCGCGTTCCCGACGCGGAGTGGCGGGGCGGCGGCGCCGGTGGGCCTGAGCGACTGGCTGATGGCGTTCAAGCGGAACGGCCACGGCGAGGCGTGCGGCACGTTCCTCAGCTACCTCTACGGCCGCAAGTCGGCGAAGACGTACGGCGGCGGCCAGGCCGCGCTCCCGGTGACCGGCTCCGCGTCGGCGGCGCTGCGCGCGGACCCGGCCCAGCGCCCGCTGTGGAAGTTCATCGACCAGATGCCGCAGGCGCAGTTCCAGCCGGTCAGCCTGCGCTCGTGGCCGACGGTCCGGGCCGCCATCCGCAAGGAGATCGGAGCCGCCGTCACCAAGGGCGGCGACCCCGGTGCCGTACTCGCCTCCCTGGACACGACGGCGGCCCAGGCAGAGCTCTAG
- a CDS encoding MFS transporter, translating to MSETDPRRWKALIFIALAQLMVVLDATIVNIALPSAQQDLGISDGNRQWVITAYALAFGGLLLFGGRIADLWGRKRTFVTGLIGFAAASALGGAATGEAMMLGARALQGVFGALLAPAALSLLAVMFTDAKERAKAFGIYGAIAGGGGAVGLILGGFLTEYLNWRWTFFVNIPFAVIAALGAYFVIREPAGARNRSPLDIPGVILSTLGLVALVYGFTRAESAGWSDSLTIGMFVGSAVLLAAFVLTEARVKSPLLPLRVLTERNRGGVYLSLGLAIIAMFGLFLFLTYYLQIVKGFSPVKTGFAFLPMIVGMITGSTQIGARLMTRVPPRLLMGPGFVVAAIGMLLLTQLEIGTSYAGLILPAQLLLGLGMGTAFMPAMSLATHGVEPRDSGVASAMVNTSQQVGGAIGTALLNTIAASATTAYIADHAAGATTPAAQKLVQAQAMVEGYTSAIWWAVGILAAAAAIAFTLITTGAQSGTPASSGDAEGVEDEVRIPVVAH from the coding sequence ATGTCAGAAACAGATCCGAGGCGCTGGAAAGCGCTGATCTTCATCGCGCTCGCGCAGCTCATGGTCGTCCTCGACGCGACCATCGTGAACATCGCGCTGCCCTCCGCACAGCAGGACCTGGGCATCTCCGACGGCAACCGTCAGTGGGTCATCACGGCCTACGCCCTGGCCTTCGGCGGTCTGCTGCTCTTCGGTGGCCGCATCGCCGACCTCTGGGGCCGCAAGCGCACCTTCGTGACCGGCCTGATCGGTTTCGCCGCGGCCTCCGCGCTCGGCGGCGCCGCGACCGGCGAGGCCATGATGCTGGGCGCCCGCGCCCTGCAGGGTGTGTTCGGCGCGCTGCTCGCGCCCGCCGCCCTCTCGCTGCTCGCCGTGATGTTCACCGATGCCAAGGAGCGCGCCAAGGCGTTCGGCATCTACGGTGCGATCGCCGGTGGCGGTGGCGCCGTGGGCCTGATCCTCGGCGGCTTCCTCACCGAGTACCTGAACTGGCGCTGGACGTTCTTCGTGAACATCCCGTTCGCGGTCATCGCCGCGCTCGGCGCGTACTTCGTCATCCGTGAGCCGGCCGGTGCGCGCAACCGCTCGCCGCTCGACATCCCGGGCGTCATCCTCTCCACCCTCGGCCTTGTCGCGCTGGTCTACGGCTTCACGCGCGCCGAGTCGGCCGGCTGGTCGGACTCCCTGACGATCGGCATGTTCGTCGGCTCCGCCGTTCTGCTCGCCGCGTTCGTCCTCACCGAGGCGCGGGTCAAGTCGCCGCTGCTCCCGCTGCGCGTCCTGACCGAGCGCAACCGCGGTGGCGTCTACCTCTCGCTCGGCCTCGCGATCATCGCGATGTTCGGCCTGTTCCTCTTCCTCACGTACTACCTGCAGATCGTCAAGGGCTTCTCGCCGGTCAAGACCGGCTTCGCGTTCCTGCCGATGATCGTCGGCATGATCACGGGCTCCACGCAGATCGGCGCCCGTCTGATGACCCGCGTCCCGCCGCGGCTCCTCATGGGCCCGGGCTTCGTGGTCGCGGCGATCGGCATGCTGCTCCTGACGCAGCTGGAGATCGGCACCTCGTACGCCGGTCTGATCCTGCCCGCGCAGCTGCTGCTCGGCCTCGGCATGGGTACGGCGTTCATGCCCGCCATGTCCCTGGCCACGCACGGTGTCGAGCCGCGTGACTCCGGTGTCGCCTCCGCGATGGTCAACACCTCGCAGCAGGTCGGCGGCGCCATCGGCACCGCTCTCCTGAACACCATCGCCGCCTCCGCCACGACCGCGTACATCGCGGACCACGCGGCGGGCGCGACGACTCCCGCGGCCCAGAAGCTGGTCCAGGCGCAGGCCATGGTCGAGGGCTACACCAGCGCGATCTGGTGGGCCGTCGGCATCCTGGCCGCCGCCGCCGCGATCGCCTTCACCCTCATCACCACCGGTGCCCAGAGCGGCACTCCGGCTTCCTCCGGGGACGCCGAGGGCGTGGAGGACGAGGTGCGGATCCCGGTGGTCGCGCACTGA